GGCCGAACGTCAACCTGGTCGCCGCTTGCGCCACCGACATGATGCTCTCCAGCGTTCAATTCAGCCTGAAAGAGCTCGATGCAAACAGCCTCGTTCGGCAGTTCCCCGGCATGGAAGACATGGAAATCCGCTATCACCGTTGCCCGGCTTCGTAGCGGGAAGATGCGCTGGTTTTGACACATGTTCAACATGTGTCGGGTTGCGGGCTGTCAGCGTGCCGGGAATCCCGCTAGGATTGCCTGGAAAGCAGCCGTCGAAGCTGCGGGATGGAGCTGAGCGGGCGCATGTGCAGTGGTTCGGTCAAGCCCTGGCGAGCTGCGGCCGCACTGTTGTGCCTCGGCCTCTTAGTCGCCGTGTGCCTGCCACCTGTGCGCGCCGATGCCGTCGAGCGAAGCCGGCGCGGCGAGCTCAAGCGCGTGCTGATCCTGCACTCCTTCGGCCGCGAGTTTCGGCCCTGGAGCGAGTATGCGCGTGACATCAAGGCCGAACTCGAGCGCAAATCGCCCTGGCCGCTCGATATCCAGGAGCATGCGCTGCTCTCGGCCCGTTTCAACAATCCCGGTCCCGATGCGCCTTTCGTCGAGTATCTGCACTCGTTGTACCAGGGCGCATTGCCCGACATTGTGTTGTGCATCGGCGCGCCTGCGGCCCGGTTTGCGCAGAGATATCGGGCGAAACTGTTCCCCGACACGCCGCTCATTCATGCGGTGGTCGAACATCGGCTGGTCGACCGAGCCAATCTGAGCAGCAACGACGTCGTCGTGGCGATCCGCAACGATTTCCTGGTCGCATTCGAGAACATCCTACAGGTTCTGCCTGACACCAAGTCGGTTGCAGTTGTGGTAGGGGCTTCGCCGCTGGAGAAGTTCTGGCTGGAGGAGGTGAAGCGGGAGCTGAAACCTCTCGACCAGAAAATCGAGTTGGTTTGGTACTCGGATCTGGCGTTCGATGACATATTAAAGCGCGCAGCAAACCTCCCGCCCCACACCGCGCTGTTTTGGGGCCTGATGTCGGTTGATGCGGCCGGGGTTGTACACGAGAGCGACATCGCCCTGCGAAGCCTCCATGCAGTCGCGAATGCTCCGATCTTCTCCTACGCCGAACCGTTCTTCGGTGACAGCACCGTCGGTGGACCGATGCATACGATTGCGGAAACGAGTTCGAGGACCGTTAGCGCGGCGATTGGCATTCTCGGTGGCGCGAAACCGGAGAGCATCAGTTACGAGCCTATCGGCTTCGCAGCACCCCGGTATGATTCGCGGGAATTGCAGCGCTGGGGCATCAGCGAGAGTCGTTTGCCTCCGGGCAGCGCGATTTTGTTTCGGGAGCCGAACATCTGGCAACGTTATCGCTGGCAGATGTTGATGATCGTAGCCATATTTCTGGTGCAGGCAGGCCTCATCAGCGGGCTGCTGCACGAGCGGCGGCGGCGGCGGTTTGCCGAGGTCGAGTCGCGCCAACGTCTCGCCGAACTTGCTCACGCCAATCGCTATTCCGCCGTCAGCGAATTCACCACGTCGGTCGCCCACGAACTGAACCAGCCGCTCGGCTCCATCCTGACCAATGCGGAGACGGCGGAGCTCATTCTGAGCACCAGCTCGCCGGACATCAGCGAGGTTCGCCAGATTCTCGCCGATATCAGGCGTGACGATCATCGGGCGAGCGAGGTGATCCGCAGACTGCGCTCTATCTTGAGAAAGACGCCGTTTGAGGTCAAGGACATCGAGCTCAACGAAACTGTCCGCGAAACGCTCGGCCTGGTGAAGGCCGTCGCTGACGGACGCCACATCGCGTTGACCTACGTGCCTGTTCTCGCCGATCTCCACGTCAGGGGCGATCCGGTCCAGCTCCAGCAGGTCATCCTCAACCTGATCATCAACGCGATGGATGCGGTGTCCGATGCAAATGCCGATAAGCGCGAAGTAAGCGTCTCAACCGTTCGTGCCGGCAATCAAGCCGAGATCAGGATCACCGATACCGGGCCTGGAATAGCCGCGACCGACCTCGCCAAGGTCTTCGATCCGTTCTTCACGACCAAGCCGCAAGGCATGGGAATGGGACTTGCGATCGTCAAAACCATCGTTGAGGCCCATCATGGCGAAATCGCCGCAGCAAACCATGCCGCAGGCGGGGCCCTGTTCACGATCCGGCTTCCGATCGCCCAGTGACCGGGCACTGCCTTGATCTTGATCAAGCCTGTCGATGGCTGCGACCGTTTTTCTTTCGCAGTTGCATGATGCCGGCTCCTGATGGATGCGGAACTGATCGAATGATGCTCTGCTCTCGCGCTGCAGCAGTCTCGACGACTTCGTTTCGTTGATCTCGATCAACAAATGCCCGCGATCCGGCTCGATCTTCTCAAGTTGGAAGTCGAGGGAGGATGTGATGTTTCGTTGCGGCAAGACTCTGATGGCGCTGGCGCTGTTGATGGCGACTTCGGTCGCCGCAATGGCGCAGGCCCCAACGACGCCTGCAGCCCCGGCGCCGCAGGCGCAGCCCGCGAGCCCGCCCGCGCCCGCGGCCGAGCTCTTGAAGCCGGAGCAGCTGGAGGCCCTCGTCGCGCCGATCGCGCTCTATCCCGACGAGCTGCTCGCCAATGTACTGGCGGCCTCGACCTATCCGCTGGAAGTGGTGCAGGCCGACCGCTGGCTGAAGGAGCGCAAGAGCCTGAAGGGCGATGCGCTGAAGACGGAAGTGGAGAAGCAGGGCTGGGACGACAGCGTCAAGGCGCTGGCCAGCACCGCCGACGTCCTCGCGATGATGAGCGATCAGCTCGACTGGACCAAGAAGCTGGGCGATGCCTTCCTCGCGCAGCAGCCCGACGTGATGGACGCGATCCAGCGTCTGCGCAACAAGGCCTATGACAACAAGAAGCTGGTGACGACCAAGCAGCAGAAGGTCAGCGTCCAGTCTCAGGAAGGCAAGCAGGTCGTCGTGATCCAGC
This genomic stretch from Bradyrhizobium daqingense harbors:
- a CDS encoding sensor histidine kinase, encoding MELSGRMCSGSVKPWRAAAALLCLGLLVAVCLPPVRADAVERSRRGELKRVLILHSFGREFRPWSEYARDIKAELERKSPWPLDIQEHALLSARFNNPGPDAPFVEYLHSLYQGALPDIVLCIGAPAARFAQRYRAKLFPDTPLIHAVVEHRLVDRANLSSNDVVVAIRNDFLVAFENILQVLPDTKSVAVVVGASPLEKFWLEEVKRELKPLDQKIELVWYSDLAFDDILKRAANLPPHTALFWGLMSVDAAGVVHESDIALRSLHAVANAPIFSYAEPFFGDSTVGGPMHTIAETSSRTVSAAIGILGGAKPESISYEPIGFAAPRYDSRELQRWGISESRLPPGSAILFREPNIWQRYRWQMLMIVAIFLVQAGLISGLLHERRRRRFAEVESRQRLAELAHANRYSAVSEFTTSVAHELNQPLGSILTNAETAELILSTSSPDISEVRQILADIRRDDHRASEVIRRLRSILRKTPFEVKDIELNETVRETLGLVKAVADGRHIALTYVPVLADLHVRGDPVQLQQVILNLIINAMDAVSDANADKREVSVSTVRAGNQAEIRITDTGPGIAATDLAKVFDPFFTTKPQGMGMGLAIVKTIVEAHHGEIAAANHAAGGALFTIRLPIAQ